The window GAGCACAGACTAGGAAAAAGATTAAATCAATAGTCATAACATAAAAactctatataaataaaaagtcgATGAAACACATAAATTTCAATTACAAATGAACATTCAAGGACGTATCGCATTAGCATTTGAAATTAATACGAGACAAAAATACTGTTCTCACGCTTAATTACGGAAATAAACCTattaaaaactgaaaagaaacacCATGAATGTATGCTGGGATTAGATTTACATTTTGCACGGAGGGAGAGATattcatataaagagagaaaagcggcggagtggggggggggggggagggaggaaggagcgaagatagacagacagacagacatacagagattgagaggggatggggtaaggtggaaggggaggggagagatatagagggaggtagggtaggaagagagagagagagagcgagggaggtagggtaaggagagagagagggaggtagggtaaggagagagagagataggtagggtaaggagagagagagggaggtagggtaaggagagatagaggaaggtagggtaaggagagatagaggaaggtgtAGGGTGGTTAAGGAGAGAGTATGAGGAAGGTAGggtaaggagagatagaggaaggtagggtaaggagagatagaggaaggtagggtaaggagagatagaggaaggtagcgtatggatagagagagggaggtagggtaaggagggagggagggagggagggagggagggagggagggaggagggagggaggagggaggggaggaagggaggagggaggagggaggagggagggagggagggagggagggagggagggaggagggagggagggagggagagggagggagagggagagggagagggagagggagagggagagagggagagagggagagatggagagagggagagggagagagagagagagagagagagagagagagagagagagagagagagagagagagagagagagagagagagagagagagagagagagagacgcgtccGGACATGTTATTCCGTAGGTGGACGAGGGAAACCCACACCTCCGGTCGCCATGGCAACCACACCATTCCTCTTTCGAAGCCGCTGTGACGAGACAAGTGGGAAGATGACAGACTGAATGAATGACGGAGAAGGATGGTAATAAGAGAATAAAgacaagaaagtaaaagaagtaaTAAAGGATATCGTCAATATTTCAGATCGTTTGAGGAAGCACAGTGCCCATTGTAGTGGCGTGCGCCTCGTCTGTCTTTGCCGCGGTTCCCTTGTTTATACTTTTAGATTCTAAATGGCGAATATGCGATGTAGGTGGACATTGAATGTCAGCTTTAAACATAAACTCAAAACCAACATGTATATCTACAACATataagcacatgcacacatacacatacacatacacatacacagtttgtgtgtgtgtgtgtgtgtgtgtgtgtgtgtgtgtgtgtgtgtgtgtgtgtgtgtgtgtgtgtgtgtgtgtgtgtgtgtgtgtgtgtttttgtgtgtgtgtttgtgtgtgtttgtgtgtgtgtttgtgtgtgtgtttgtgtgtttgtgtgtgtgtgtgtatgtgtgtgtgtatgtgtgtgtgtgtgtgtgtgtgtgtgtgtgtgtgtgtgtgtgtgtgtgtgtgtgtgtgtgtgtgtgtgtgtgtgtgtgtgtgcatatacgtatatgtatacgtatatgtatacgtatatgtatatgtatatgtatatgtatatgtatatgtatatgtatatttatatgtatttgtatgcacatatatatatgcatatgtatatttatttgtatatgcatttgtatatgtatatgcatttgtatatgtatatgtatttgtatatgtataaatgtatgcatgtgtatgtacataaatataaatatacatatatatacatatacatacacagatatatatatatatatatatatatatatatatatatatatatatagcaatatgcttacatataaatttacatatataatgcacatatatatatataaaatatatatatatatacatatatagtatatatatacacatatatactttatatacatatatatacttggtatataaatattttatatacatatatatacttgatatatatatacgtatatatttatatacatatatatatatatatatatatatatatatatatatatactgtatatatatagatatatataattaatatacataaatatatttatacttaatatatatacataaatatatttatacttaatatatatatacataaatatatactttgtatatatacacaaatatatacttgtatatatacacaaatatatactttatatatatatatatatatatatatatatatatatatatatatacactttacatatatatacgttcatatatatatacatatgtttatatatgtatacatacatatatatcttatatatatgtatacatgtgtgtatatatatgtacatatatctatatctatgtatatatctatatatatatatattatacatataattatgtatataggtatgtgtgtgtgtgtgtgtgtgtgtgtgtgtgtgtgtgtgtgtgtgtgtgtgtgtgtgtgtgtgtgtgtgtgtgtgtgtgtgtgtgtgtgtgtgtgtgtgtgtgtgcatacatacatttatatatatacaaatacatatacataaatatatatgtatgtgtatatatatatatatatgtgtgtgtgtgtgtgtgtgtgtgtgtgtgtgtgtgtgtgtgtgtgcatacatacatttatatatatacaaatacatatacataaatatatatgtatgtgtgtatatatatgtgtgtgtgtgtgtgtgtgtgtgtgtgtgtgtgtgtgtgtgtgtgtgtgtgtgtgtgtgtgtgtgtgtgtgtgtgtgtgtatacatataatacatatatatatgaataatatatattatttcttttatacatgtgcatatacaaatacatgcatacatgtgcgcAAATCTGCGTGTGTTTAATTTTTAGTGCACAGCTACTAATCTCCCCGATGGAGTCAAGGTCACAACCGGGGAAGCCATCTTTAtttgctcttccttttttctatcgaCATTCCTTCcgccccatcccttctcccctttgcctccccttccttctctcctcttctcctttccccttcctctgatCCGATAACAAGTCGATAAAGTAGTCGCCGTTACAGGTAACAGCGCCTCCACAGCTTGGTAATTGATGACACCTGCGACAAGGCAGCGTTCGGGCTAAATCGGGTGAATTTCTTTGTCGTTTAATTTACCTGGATTTCTATACTTTTTCGGCTCTCTTAAGTTCTAGCATTTTTATGTTGTTCATATTTCTATTTGTGATTGACTTTCCATATTTTTTCGTGGGTTTGTTCAAATACCTTATATTggcttcccccatttccctctctctggagttgacctaatatatatatatatatatatatatatatatatatatatatatatatatatatatataaacatatatatatatatatatataaacatatatatatatttttttttttttttggggggggtgtagGTTAACAGATTATGAACATGCGAATAAGCAAATCAAAATCAAACTAAACATtactaaaatagataaataaataaataaagggttcggaaagaaacaaaagaaaaagcaaaaatggAGATAAACAAGACCACTTGGCCGCACATTCCACCCCGCCGAGCCAGTCGTTCTCGAGAGCCCCCGCGCAATGGCGATtgcatcaacacacacaaacataaagcaAAGATTCGCAAGCAAATATTCGAAGCACAATCTTCGCACTTGTATGTGTAAGGTCATCAGTCCCCGTTCAAAAGAAGACGTGTATAGACGTCTAACTTGAGATCGGCTGCAACATCTCGCATCCTCCAAGCAACAGCATTCTTTGGCCGGTACATTCTTCCACGAATGgttattctcttctttcctcttcccccttgcctccctgcctccctgcctgcctgcctgcctgcctgcctgcctgcctgcctgcctgcctgcctgcctgcctgcctgcctgcctgcctgcctgcctgcctgcctgcctgcctgcctgccttcctccctccctccctctcccccgacctccttaccctcctccaaAGATTAAGAGTAATTTATGTTTCCCAACACAGTAATGCAAGACAAACAGTTATTTCTGATACTGATTAATAACGCAAAATCCTCCTTGCTGCTGGAAAATCCACTCTGATAAGGCGAGTACTGACTGCCATAGAGCAGCCCTTCTTGGTTAACTGACAGCTCTCAAAGTCACAAGAAGCTCGGCTAAATTGGGTAGTTGTTTCAACATCTTTCCGCAGCCTATTGCCTAGCATGTAATTTGttctataaataaacatttaacatcatcaccctttccctcctctctttccctcctctctttccctcctctctttccctcctctctttccctctcttctctctctctcttctctctctctcttctctctctctcttctctctctctctccttctcgctctccttctcgctctccttctcgctctccttctcgctctccttctcgctctccttctccctctccttctcgctctccttctcgctctccttctcgctctccttctcgctctccttctcgctctccttctcgctctccttctcgctctccttctcgctctccttctcgctctccttctcgctctccttctctttctccttctccttctccttctccttctccttctccttctccttctccttctccttctccttctccttctctttctctttctctttctctttctctttctctttctctttctctttctcttctctccatttctctttcttttttctttctttctcattctctttctctttctctttttttctcttttctttctctttctcttctccttctccttctcttctccttctcttctctctttcttctttctctttctcctttccttctctttctcttctcttttttcattctcccctctcttctccttctcccttttccttcccttctttctcttctcccttttctcgctctcgttctccttctctcaccctctttctcctccttctccttctctcatcctctttctcctccttctccttctctcgccctctgtctccttcttctccttctctcgctctctttctcctcttcctcctccccttatctcgctctctttctccttctccttctccttctctttctctcgctctccttctccttcttcttctctttctctcctctccttctctcgctccatctctcgctctccttctctcctccgctctctctcttctctcctctccctctctctcctctcatctccctctccttctctcctctctctctctctcttctctcctctctctctctctcacttctcccttctccctctctctcctctctctcctccccttcctcgctctccttcctctctcctctctctctctctctctcctctcctctcctctctcttctctctcttcctctcctctctctctcctctcctcttctctctcatcctctctcttcctctctctctcctctcctctcctctctcttctctctctctcttctctctctctctctcctcctctcctctcctctcccccttctctccttctccttctcttctccctctcttcctcgctctcttctctccctccccctctctttctcgccccttttcctcctctccttcctctcctctccttctctccctcttctctcctcctctccttctcttctcctttctctctccctctccctctcctcctctcctctcttttcctctctctctctctctccttcctctctccttctcctctcctctcctctcgctctcctctctcgctctcttctctgctctcttctctcctctcctcttcttcgctcctctctccttctctctcgctctctctctcctctcctctctcccgctccttctctccttccttccctctcttcctctctcctctctccttctttctcgctccccttctctcctctccttctctctcttcttctctccttctctcctccctctccttctcttctctctctctctctctcctctctctcctcttctcctcctctcctctccttctcttctcgcttttcttcttcctctcttctctcgctctcttctctcgtctctctctcctctcctctctctctcgctctcttctctcctcctcttctccttcttcctctccttctctctctcttctctcctctccttctctcctctcttcctcgctctccctctctcctctccttctccctctccttctctcctctcctctctctctccttctctctctctttctctcgctctccttctctctctctcctctcccttctctctcgctctcttctctcctcctctctctctctcttcttctctctctctcattcttctcctctcttctctctctcctctcctttctctcctctctctctctctctctccttctctcctcctcttcctctcgctctcttctctcgcttcctctctcgctctctcttctctcgctctcttctctcgctctcttctctcgctctctttctctctcctctccttcctctcctcctccttctctctcctctcttctcttctctctcctctcttcgcttctctctcctcttcactctctctcgcttccttcctctcttccttcttctcctctcctttcctctctctctttctctctctctctcctttctctcgcttctctcttctctccgctctcttcttccttctctcactgtctcctttcctctcgctctccttctctctctcctctccctctccctctccctctccctctcctctccctctccctgtctctctttctctctccctctccctgtccctctctttctctttccctctccttctctctttctttcactcgcctcctcttttcctctctttcgttctccttctttctttctccctcattctctctttgcttctatAATCTTTCTCGCATAATcctttcttcctactcctttctttccctctcgacttctctctctctctctcacacataatcacttccatctcttctttcttttcctttcctttccccccttccacccctttcttttcattctcccattcccttccttttccccctttcaccccttcctttctcctctcccatttccttccttttccccctttcaccccttcctttctcctctcccatttccttccttctcccccattcagctcttcctttctcctctcccaattccttccttccaaGCCCCACTCTTTCCCCCACCCACAAATCTCCTCCAGCATCTCATTCAACCGAGAGAGATGGCGAAGGCAGAACAGAAGACGGGGCTGAATCGCGTTATAAAAAGCTTTATTGATACAAATGAATTACACAAAACGGAGCAACTTGTGAGGCTTTATAAGACGTCTCGTGGCACGCTATGTTGTTGGCTCACATTTCATACTGGAGttaggagtaagggagggggagagaatgaggccAGGGTGGGAGACAGGGTGGAAGACGGAGAGGAACAAAGTAGGGCAGGAAGAAAGAATAGTAGGATAGAAGGATAAGAGGATTGGAACTTAGgaagaaaagagacgaggaggcgaggggaaaagggtgaacTGAGAATATGATGACTGGACAGATAGAAGAAATTTAgagaagataaagacaaatatagaaaTCTTGTcggagacgaagacagagaaagagagaaaagaggtaggGAAAATGggtacacaaacaaaaacgagatggtaatgatgagagtgaaggaaagaaaatgcgaGAGACAACCccatcccacaaaaaaaaaaaagaagagagagagagagagagagagagagagagagagagagagagagagagagagagagagagagagagagacagagagagagagagagagacagagagagacagacagagacagacagagacagacagagacagacagagacagacagagagacagacagacagagagacagacagagagacagacagacagacagacagacagacagacagacagagagagagacagagagagagagagagagagagagagacagagagagagagatagagagacagagagagacagagagagagagagagagagagagagagagagagagagagagagagagagagagagagagagagagagagagagagagagagacagagagagacagagagagagagagagagacagagagagacagagagagacagacagagacagacagagacagacagagagacagacagacagacagacagagagacagacagacagacagacagacagacagagagagagagagacagagagagagagagagagagagagagagagagagagacagagagagagagagagagagacagagagagagagagagacagagagagagagagagagacagagagagagagagagagagagagagagagagagagagagagagagagagagagagagagagagagagagagagagagagagagagagagagagagagagagagacacagagagagagagacagacagacagacagagagagagagagagagacagacagacagagagacagacagacagacagagagagagagagacagacagacacagagagagagagagagagagagagagagagagagagagagagagagagagagagagagagagagagagagagagagagaggagagagagagagagagagagagagagagaggagagagaggagagagaggagagagaggagagagaggagagagagagaggagagagagagagagagagagagagagagagagaggagagagaggagagagaggagagagagagagagagagagagagagagagagagagagagagagagagagagagagagagagagagagagagagagagagagagagagagagag of the Penaeus chinensis breed Huanghai No. 1 chromosome 27, ASM1920278v2, whole genome shotgun sequence genome contains:
- the LOC125039306 gene encoding zinc finger CCCH domain-containing protein 13-like, translated to ERETERERERQRETDRDRQRQTETDRDRQRDRQTERQTERQTDRQTDRQTDRERDRERERERERQRERDRETERDRERERERERERERERERERERERERERDQTERERDRERERERERERETERERERDRERERDRERERETERERERERERERERERERERERERERERERERERDTERERQTDRQRETENSGVPLEAPHESLPS